The genome window CGGTAGTCAAGAGTCGTGATGTTGTTACTCCTATGGCTTTATCTGCTGAAATCAGCGTAACTTATCGGAAAGCAGAGTAAAAAGTTTCACAAAAATGAGAAATTACTTATGTGGGAAAGTGAAGCTCAATGGATGGCAAGGAAGGTTAGGCAGATTTTCTATGGCGGCCCATTATCGAATGCTAACTGTCTTAATCTTGGTAGTTCAACTATAGAGTATAGAGCATCAAAAAAGCCATATATTGGGTTGTTAATGGATGTCATATTAAAGCAAGGTTTAGATATTACGCATGTTGATTTTAAAAAAGGTGATGGAATAAATATATCCGGAGATTTCTGCGACGAAGCATTTAGGTTGAAGTTGAGTGAAATTAAATACGATTTAATATTATGTAATAATGTTCTAACGCATGTTGAAAGTCCTTCGTGCGTCTATAAAATAATTGACAAATGCTTAGTTGTTGGCGGCTACGTAATTGTAAGTGCGCCAACTATTTACCCTTACTGCGCAGATCCTTATGACTCGAAATATAGGCCTTCAGTCCAAGACGTAATGAGCAATCTTCCAAGGTTGCAAGTCGTAGAATGGGTTGAAATAGAATCTTCAGAAACACACCTGACCAGGCTAAAGGAAAACCCGCGTCAGTTAGTTTCATTCCTATACAATATTTTTGTTCCAATTAGAGGGTATCGGCGTTGGGTGAACGTGCTTAAAGATATTTATAATATAAACAGAAAATTTAAAACTATATGTGTCCTTATGAAGTGCTCTGCTGAGTGAATGTGAAAATAAAATAAAATGAATATCCGATCGATTTTTTTGAAGAGAAGACTGTGGAAAATCGGAATTTATGAGATATATAACGAAGATGAAATATTCAAGCGCGCGCTTGTTCAGCCTTTCCATATTATAGGTGAGAAGGGTTTTCGTAAAAATTTTAGCTATCAGTCAACTATTGCAGATCCATTTTTATTTGTCAAAGATTTGGTTCTGTATGTTTTTTATGAAGCGCAAACAGATTTTGGTGCTGGCGAAATATGGGCTCAATCAATGAATGCTGTTGGTGAGTGGAGTAATCATGGTTGTGTGATTAAAGAAAGCTTTCATCTCTCCTACCCGCAGGTGTTTGCATATAATAATAATATTTATATGGTTCCGGAAGCAGCGGCATCGGGCAACGTATTTCTTTATCGTTCAACTTTATTTCCGATTAAATGGGAGCGTTCGAAGGTTCTAGTGGCAGAGTCGCTATTGGATCCTTCAATAATCATCCGGCCAGAGGGCATATATTTATTCGGAACAACAAGATCGGATGATTTAAAAATGTACCATTCTCGTTCTTTTGAGGATGAATTCGTTGAGTTAGATGTAGTCATATCAAATTGTAAATCAACTGCACGAAATGCTGGTGCAATATTGGAAGTTAACAATAAAATCTATCGCGTCGCGCAGGACTGTAAGCGTACTTATGGTGAAAAAATACACGTCTTTGAAATAAATAAATTGGGACTGAATGGTTATAGTGAACGACTTATCGAGTCTGAAATTTTTGCAAATAGACCTAGTTGGGCATCAGAGGGTTATCATCACCTAAGTTTAGCGCGGTTGGGCGATCGCACTTTTGTTGCAGTAGATGGCTTTGCATGGGACACAAGACTGAACAAAGCATCCTTGATTTGGCTAAAATTTATTTTTTTAATTAAGAAGCATATAGGCTTGTAATTTACTAATTTGAGTAATAAGGAAATGAGCATAAAACTTGTGCTGAAAAAAATAGCTAATATGGCAGGGTTTGAGTTATACAGAAAAGGGAATTTACACACAACAATCGATACTCATTTATCGGCTCTTTTCAATAAATACATGATTGATTGCGTAATGGATGTGGGTGCAAATTCTGGTCAGTATGGAAAATTTCTTAGAGGTCTTGGGTACCAAGGGTGGATTATTTCGTTTGAGCCTGTAAAAGCTGTTTTCGAAAGGCTGGAATATCTCGCTGAAACCGATGAGAAATGGCTTTGCTATAATTTTGCTCTCGGTGAGAAAATAGAAGAAAAAAAGATAAATATCTATAGCAGTACTGTATTTTCTTCTTTTTTAGAGGCAAATGATTATGCAAAAGGAATTTGGAGCTCTCTCAATAGTGTCTCCTCTCAGAAGGTTTCAGTAGTAAGTCTTGACAGTATTTTTCCTGAAATTAAAGAACGAACTCTCGCTGAAAACTTTTATCTGAAACTCGATACCCAAGGGTATGATCTAAACGTTTTTCGTGGTGGAATTGTTTCGCTGGATCATATTACAGCAATGCAAGCAGAGCTTTCACTCATACATGTTTATGATGAGATGGAAGATCCACATGAGGCTCTTAAAGAATTTAACTCTAATGGATTCTTTGTAAGTGGAATGTTTCCGATAAATAGGGATGAATCATTAGCTGTTATTGAATTTGATACGGTTTTGGTTAGGCGGTCATCTTAGTTTATGGTTGACTCTAATTGCAAAACTACCGTTATGTTAGTAACAAAACAGTTGCAGGACTCACCTGCCGGTGGGCGGGAGCTTCTGTGCAAGTTGAACCATGATGCGCTCAGGGATATATATGGTGACCGCCTGATACTGCTTGAGCTGCCGTCTCAACCGCTTCGCGGGTTGAAGTCTGCTATCAATGCTTTCAAGGGGCATATAGATGGCTTGAGTCAGCCGATAATAGAGAAGGCATTACAAACGATTCAGGTGGGAGGTGTCAGCAAGGTGTTTGTTGATGGCTCCAATCTCGGTGCATTCGTTAGCGCTGCCAAGCACAGATTCCCTGATGTGGAGGTTACTACCTTCTTTCACAATGCGGAGGCCCGGTTCTTCTGGGGTGCGCTGAAGCAAACCAAATCGCTACGTGCCCTGGCAGTATTGGTGGCGAATTACCTCGCAGAAAGGAAGGCTGTCCGTTATAGCGACAAGATCATTTGCTTGAATGAGCGAGATAGTCGCTTGCTTGGCAGGCTCTACGGTAGAGAGGCAACCCACCTATCAGCAATGGCACTCCAGGATAAACTGCCACTTGATCTCTGCTTGTCGCCGGTCGTCAAGCGTGAAAAGTTTGCCCTGTTTGTCGGTGGTGTGTTCTACGCCAACCGCGCGGGAATTGCCTGGTTCGTCAAGCATGTTGTGCCGCATATCAACATCAAGATATGCATTGTTGGCTGTGGGTTCGAAGACCTGAAGCCTGAACTGGAGCGTGATGGCAAGGTCGAGGTCATTGGTGCAGTAGAAAGCCTGGCGCAGTGGTACCTGGATTCACACTTCGTGATTGCCCCCATCTTCGATGGCTCAGGGATGAAGACCAAGGTTGCCGAAGCGTTGATGTTTGGTAAGAAGGTGGTTGGCACGCCGGAGGCATTTACCGGGTATGAAGCTATCACCAAGCAGGTGGGTTGGACGTGTACAACAGCCGATGAATTCATTGCCGCGATTGAGCGGGCCAATGAATCAATCACGCAGTCGTATGACGCGGACATGCGCGCGATCTATCTGGAAAAGTATTCGTACGCAGCAGCACGTTTGCGCATTAGTGAAGCTATGGATTCGGTTGTTCTGAGATGACTAAGAAGATATATTTTTTTATCGCAAGATACTCTATTTCAGGTGTTCCGCTCGCACAAATACGTTTGGCAAAATCTTGGCAGCGGCGCGGTTATCAAGTTGAGTTCGTTATTGGTTATGTTCCTCATGATCTTCTAGTTCCTGTTATTGAAGGTATTAATGTTGTAAATCTTGATGTGCAGCGCACCTATAAACTTCTGCTACCTATTTTTTCAATCATTCGTTCGAACAGGCCGGATGTAATATTTACCGCTGAAGATCATCTCAATGCAGTTGTGACGCTTGCCGTGATCCTTGCTGGCTCTAAGGCAAAGCTTAGCGCATCTTCCCGGGTTACTCCTTACGACACTTATTCAAATAAATTGTTTTCAAAGCGTTGGATTTTGAAGTGCTTTAGTATTTTTCTTCGAGCCAGAGTGGACGCACTTGTATGTGTTTCTGAGGATATGGTTAAGCAATATGAGGATGTATTTGGTCGGGCGAATTATCAATGTATTTACAATGTAATTTGCGACACGGACATGCCGCGAAAAATAAGTGAGCCGTTAGATGAGCCCTGGTTAACTGAAAGCCCCGTTCCGATTATTATAACTGCGGGCCGTCTTGCGCCTGAAAAAGGATTTTTTGATCTTATTCTTGCTGTAAAGGAGCTTGCCCAGCGCATCGAAGTGCGGCTTGCAATATTGGGTGATGGGCCATTGAGAGCGGACTTGGAAGCGCTTATTAAAAAGCATGGATTGACTGATTGTGTTCGTCTTCTTGGTTTTAAGGACAACCCACTTAAGTATTTCAGTAGGTCAAAAGTTTTTGTTCTGTCTTCTTATGTTGAGGGGCTTCCAAACGTGTTGGTAGAAGGTATGGCATGTGGCTGCACACCTGTTGCTACTGACTGCCCTACAGGGCCAAGAGAAGTACTTCAGGATGGTAAGTATGGGTATCTTGTCCCTATGAGCGACCCGGTTGCATTGGCTCTCGCAATAGAAAAGGCTTTGGCTAATCCTATGACACCTGCTCTGCTCGGTGAAGCTATTGCACCATTCACGGAGGACCAGGTTATCCGCAGGCATCAGAGTGTCCTTGGCATTTAGATAAGCCAAGCCTTTCGTTCAGTTAAGCCTTTGTGATTTTTTAGTCGAGAAATCTCTATGACCAGCTTGCTCGACAAGTGCAGTTTAAGCAAAGTGGTACACCTCATTCCCTATGATGGAATTGGCGGTGTTGAGGTTGCGGCCAAGTCATTGCCTGGTGGTATTCACGGATGCTTCGAGTTTCATAAGTATTTTCTTGCGGACAAGGGGAGGGCTGGAAAGGCCGCATTTCAGCATGCCGGTCTGTTAGCTTCAGTTAATGATCCACGCAATTTTATTCGCGCTATTTCTTGGCTTATTGAATTTAGGCCGAATCTTGTAATTGCATCGCTTTGGCGCAGTTGTGTGCTGCTCATACTGCTTAAAATTGTCCGCCCATGGACGAAGTCAGTTGTATTTCTTCATTTTGCAAACGATGTTCATTTTCTGGACAAGGTTTTTACCCGCATGGCTATGGCTATCGCGACTGAAATATGGACGGATTCCGAAGCAACGCGCCAAGCGCGGATACCCAAGCGGTTGCTTCACCGGAGCCGGGTAATTTCCTTCATGGTCGAGCCGGTATTGCAAAAAGCCATACCCATGGTGCGTCCAAAATTTATCTTTTGGGGCAGGCTGAATTCCCAAAAAGGGCTTGACCGGGCTCTTGAACTCTTTTCTCGGATAAAGTTTGAGTTTCCAGCTGCGAGCTTCGCAGTGATTGGCCCGGATGGGGGGCAAAGGAGCGATCTTTTAAAACAGGTTGACCGGCTAGGACTGAGACATGCGGTTGAGTTTCACGGCCCCATGTCTCGCTCACAAATCACCCAGCTAGCGGCAGAGCATTCCTTTTATCTGCAGACCAGCGTTATGGAAGGCATGGCGATGTCTGTTGTCGAGGCCATGCAGTTAGGGCTTGTGCCAGTGGTTACACCCGTAGGTGAGATTGCTAACTACTGTACGGATGGTGAGAGTGCAATCTTTGTCAGTGATATTCAGCAGGCAGTGCTGCGGATAGGTGCGCTACTTGAGCACCCTGCAGCTTTTTCACTTATGGCATCTGCAGCGCAGGCTCTCTGGCAAGGGAAACGGCTTTATCGTGACGATGTCCTTGCGGCTTGCAATGAGCTTTTGAATTCGAGGACTACTAGTTGAGCAGCATGACTAGGTTTTGGCAGGTACATTCTTGCGCCGTGGCCCTGTCGTTGCTGTCCTTTGGATAGATGAATAGATGAAAAAGAACCTTGATGATGCCACTGTAGATAGTTTCGGTGATGAGTGGTCGCGCTTTGATCAGGCCGAGCTCGACAATGAAGAGGCGTGTCGGATCTTCGATGAGTATTTTGCGGTTTTCCCTTGGGACTCCTTACCCGAGCATGCGACAGGTTTTGATATGGGCTGCGGTACGGGCCGCTGGGCAAGGTTGATGGCACCAAGAGTTGGGCATCTGCATTGCATTGATCCCTCGCGTGCGCTCGATGTTGCCAAGCGCATGCTGGCAGAGAATGCCAATGTCAGCTTTTTGCAGGGGGCAGTTGGCGATGGCGTGTTGCCCGCCAACAGTCAGGATTTTGGTTACTCCCTCGGGGTGCTTCACCACATACCGGACACTCTGGAAGGTATTCGTGCCTGCGTTGCACTGCTCAAGCCGGGTGCGCCCTTACTTGTGTATCTGTATTACGCCTTCGATAACCGCACAACCCTGTTCAAGTTGGCCTGGCGTTGTTCGGACTTGCTACGTCGAGGCGTGCACCGCTTGCCCTCCGGCCTGAAGAATCTGGTTACCGATGTACTGGCGGCCACGCTCTATTTCCCGCTGGCAAGGTTGTGCGGGCTTGTGGAACGTTCGGGTTTTAACGTCTCGAATATCCCGTTGTCTTATTACCGTAACCACAGCTTTTACACCATGCGCACCGATGCCAGGGATCGCTTTGGCACTCCGCTCGAGCAGCGATTTACCCGCGAGGAAATTCGGCGAATGATGCTCTCGGCGGGACTGCGCGACATCTGCTTTTCGGAGCGCGCGCCCTATTGGTGCGCTGTAGGTATCAAGGAATGATCAAGGCATTAAGGAGCAGGGGTGCTTTATGCTGATTCAATATATGGCCCGTAGCGCACCTACAAGTAAGAGTAAAGAAGTGCAGAAGCGTATCGAATGTGTGGTTTAAGCGGATTCCTCCAGGGGCGCTCCAGTAGCTTTTCGCTAGCAACGACTATCGAGGGTATGACCGAGCGACTGATTCATCGAGGCCCGGACGAGACGGGCGTCTGGGTCGATGAGTCTATTGGCCTGGCGTTGGGCCATCGGCGTCTAGCTGTCCTAGAACTTTCGCCTGCTGGTGCCCAACCTATGCACTCGGCTGGCGGGCGCTTTGTGCTGGCCTTCAATGGCGAGATCTACAATCACTTGGCATTGCGTGAGCAGCTTGCTGTTGAAGGGGCTACGCCTGCCTGGCTTGGACATTCGGATACCGAGACCTTGCTGGCGTGCTTCGAACGGTGGGGTATACAGAAAACGCTACAACAGACCGTAGGTATGTTCTCCATTGCCGTGTGGGATGTGCAGGGGCTGATATTGCACCTGGCGCGGGATCGCTTTGGTGAGAAGCCGTTGTATTACGGCTGGGTGGGGCAGGGCGGCGGGCGGGCTTTTGCCTTTGCTTCCGAATTGAAGGCGCTGCGTGCATATCCCGGTTTTGCCAACCCGATAAGCCGGGAGGCACTGGCACTGTATATGCGCTTCACCGTGGTGCCGGCACCGCACAGCATTTATCAGAGCATCTACAAGCTGGAGCCGGGTTGTTTGCTGAGCATCAGTGCGGATGCGGCGCCGGGTGACATGCCCGCTTTCGAGAAGCCGCTGCGCCCGCCGTTTGATCAGGAAGGGGTCACTTTGCAGCGCTGGTGGGCGCTGGGCGATGTGGTGCAGGCCGGTGCGCAAAGTCTCATTCGCGATGAAACCGAGGCGATCAGTACGCTGGAGCAGCGACTGGCTGAAGCCGTGCAGTTGCAGTCGCTGGCTGATGTGCCGCTGGGGGCGTTCCTGTCCGGCGGGATCGATTCTTCGATCATCGTTGCGTTGATGCAGCAGCAGGCCTCGCGGCCGGTCAAGACCTTTACCGTGGGTTTCGAAGAAGCGGGCTTCGACGAATCACCTCACGCCCGCGCGGTGGCGCAGCATCTGGGTACTGAGCACAGTGAGCTGTTTGTCACCTCGGCCCAGGCCCAGGCAGTGATCGCCGGACTGCCGGAAATGTATGACGAACCGTTTGCCGATTCATCGCAGATACCTACGCACCTGGTGTGCAAGGCGGCGCGCCAGCAGGTCACAGTGGCGCTGTCTGGGGATGCCGGGGATGAGCTGTTTGGTGGTTACAACCGTTATTTCTGGGGCCCGCGCATCTGGAGCCGGCTGGCCTGGATGCCAGCGCCGCTCAGACGGGCGCTGGGCGCTACAATTGCGGCATTGCCCGTGGCCGGCTGGAATGCGCTGGGTCGTCCGTTGAATGCTTTGCTGCCTTCGGGTAAGGGAATTGCTCGGGCTGGCGACAAGGCGCACAAGCTGGCTGCACGATTACATGGTGTGCGTGATCTGGATGATCTGTATCTGAGTCTGGTGTCCGAATGGCAGGACCCGGCACAGGTAGTGCGCGGTGTGGCTGGCGCTCGACTGGTTGAGCCGGCCAGCTTGCTGGATGATGTCTTGCCCGCTCATGGAGTGGAGCCGAGCCAGCTGCGCATGATGTACCGTGACAGCCTCACCTATCTGCCGGATGACATTCTGTGCAAGGTCGACCGGGCAGCCATGGCGGTGAGCCTGGAAACCCGCGTGCCGTTTCTCGATCACCGGGTGGCGGAGTTGGCCTGGCAGTTGCCGTTGGACATGAAGATTCGTGGAGGGCAGGGTAAATGGGCACTGCGGCAGGTGCTGTACAAATACGTGCCGCGCCAATTGATCGAGCGGCCCAAGGCGGGTTTTGCCATTCCGGTAGGTGAATGGTTGCGCGGGCCGCTGCGTGATTGGGCGGAAAGTCTGCTGGATGAGCAGCGCCTGCTAACGGAAGGCTATTTCTACCCGGCTCCGATCCGTAACCGCTGGGCCGAGCACCTGAGCGGTCGCCGCGACCATACAGCCAGCCTGTGGGCGGTGTTGATGTTTCAAGCCTGGCTGGAGCGGCAGTGATTCGGTTTTTGTAGGAGCGGGCTTGCCCGCGAAGCGCTTGTGCAGGCTGAATCGCGGGCAAGCCCGCTCCTACAGGGCCGGTGTGATCTTGATGGATCTGTGGTGGATACAAAGTGGGCAAGCCCGCTCCTACGGAAAAGCCCAAGATTGCACACGATGGCCATTGTGGGAGTGGCGCCTCGCCACGAAAGAGCTCGCGCCGGGTCGGTGCTCCCACAGGTGAGAAGGCATATTTGTTGTACTGGCGATTTCACGATTACATCGATTTCGATTAAATCAACGCTACTTTCACCAATAGAAGAATCAACCCTTTTGAATAGCAAACAATCCACATGACCGTTTACTGGTTGATGTTCTTGCTGGCGGTTGTGACCTGTGTGGTCAGCCAGCGCCGTGCCGGTATTGGCAGCAGTACCCATGTGCTGAAACTCGGGGCTGCTTGGTGGGCGGTGGTGCTCATTCTCACACTGTTGATCGGTTTTCGTTTCAAGGTGGGTGGTGATTGGGGTACCTATCTCGGTTATGTGATACGTGCTGGTAGATCGAGCTTTATGCACTCGTTGCGCGGCAGTGATCCGGGTTATCAGGTGCTCAACTGGCTGAGTGCGCAGCTGGGTTTTGGTATCTGGGGCGTTAACGTAGTGTGCGGGTTGATTTTCTCCATCGGCCTGGCCCGCTTTTGCCGGCATCTGCCGCGCCCCTGGCTGGCACTGGCAGTTGCCATGCCTTATCTGGTGATTGTGGTAGCCATGGGTTACACCCGGCAGGGCGTGGCGCTGGGGCTAGCCATGCTGGGGCTGGTAGCACTCAGTGGACGGCAGGTACGCTGGTTCGTAGTCTGGGTGATGCTTGCTGTCACCTTCCACAAGTCGGCCATTTTGCTGTTGCCGATTGCTGTACTGGCACATGCGCGCAATCGTTACTGGACAGCCGTGTGGGTGGGCGTGGTTAGCATCGTGGCGTATTACCTGTTTCTGGTTGATTCGGTTGATTCGCTGTACACCAACTATGTAGAAGCCCAGTACCAGTCCACGGGGGCTTTGATCCGCTTGTCGATGAATGCATTGCCGGCGGCGATTCTGCTGGTCTGGCGTAAGCGTTTCAATTTTCCCTTTGACGAGGCGAACCTCTGGCGCTGGTTCGCGATTATTTCCATTGTGCTGCTGGTATTGCTGCGGCTGACCCCAGCGTCTACCGCCGTGGACCGTGTGGCGCTGTACATGCTTCCGCTGCAGTTGGTGATATTTGCCTATCTGCCGGATGTGATTGCGCGCAACCAGCAGCAACGCAGTTTGCTGGTGATGGGGGTTTTGGCTTATTACGCGGCGGTGCAGTTTGTCTGGCTGAACTTTGCCGACAATTCTCTTTACTGGCTGCCGTACCGGTTTTATCTGTTGTAGGTTTGCTGCAAGAACGCAGGCGCCGTAGGAGCTGGCTTGCCTGCGATTGCTATTGTTTTGCAGGCATTGGCGTTTTGCTGGATATGGCTTCGCGGGCAAGCCCGCTCCTACGGGGACGTACTGCAGCAGTGCTGTTTGTAGGGGCTGGCATGCCTGCGATTGCTGTTGTTTTGCAGGCATTGGCGTTTTGCTGGGTATAGCTTCGCGGGCAAGCCCGCTCCTACGAAGAGCGGTGGGGGGCGGGGCATGTTCATACGAATTCGGGTTCATCTTTTGACTGGAACTGTGTTTTGAAAATCCTGCTGTTCGCCAACACCGAGTGGTATCTCTACAACTTCCGTCTTTCTCTGGCCATGGCCTTGCGCGACGCCGGGCATGAGGTGTTGCTGGTGTCGCCGCCGGGGCCCTATGGCGAGAAGTTGCAGGCGCTGGGGTTTCGCTGGTTGCCGGCGCCGATGCAGCGTCTGAGCCTGAATCCGCTGCGTGAGCTGGCGCTACTGTGGTGGCTTTACCGCTTGCTGCGCAACGAACAGGTCGATCTGGTGCACGGCTTTACCATCAAGTGCGTGGTGTATGGCGCGCTGGCCGCGCGGCTGGCGGGGGTGCCGGCGCGGGTCAGCGCGGTGGCTGGCATGGGTTATGTGTTTATCAGTGATTCGGCCAAGGCCAGGCTGTTGCGGCCATTGGTGCGCTTGCTGATGCGTGCCGCGCTGGATGGGCGTAATGCGCGGCTGATTCTGCAGAATCCGGATGACGTGGCCTTGTTCGAGCAGGCACGTCTGGTCAATCCGCAGCGCATCCGGCTGATTCCCGGCTCGGGAGTGAATTGCCAGCGCTTTGTGCCGCGTGCTGCTGAATTGCCCGCTGGCGAATTTCGCGTAGTGCTGCCGGCGCGTCTGTTGTGGGACAAGGGGCTGGCGGAATACGTGCAAGCGGCCCGGCTGTTGCGTGCCGAGGGGCGGGCGCTTGTCTTTCAGCTGGCGGGTGAGCCGGACGCGGGCAATCCGGCGTCGGTGCCTGCCGCTACGGTGCAGGGCTGGGTCGATGAGGGGCTGATCCAGTGGCTGGGGCATGTCGACGATATGCCGGCGCTGTTCCAGTCGGTCAATGCGGTGATTCTGCCCAGCTACCGCGAAGGGCTGCCAAAGGGACTGATTGAAGCGGGCGCCTGTGCGTTGCCATTGGTAACTACCGATGTGCCTGGTTGCCGGGAAGTAGTTGAGGATGGGGTAAACGGCTTGCTGGTGCTGGTGAAGGACGCAGCAGCATTGGCAGCGGCGATAGCCCGGCTGCAGGACGATCCTGATTTGTGCGCACGGCTTGGGCAGGCAGCACGCGCAAAGGCTCTGGCCGAGTTTGATGAGCGGATCGTGATTGCCCGCACTCTGGATGTGTATCGGGAGTTACTGGGCGAAGTTTGATTTTGTTGGTTTTATGCAACCGGTCCGTACTTTTGTGAGAGCGGCGACTCGCCGCGATTAAGCTCGAAGCTCGCGCCGAGGTCGGCCCTCCCACAAAAGCCTTGGTGTTGCACGACCTTGTAGGAGCTGGCTTGCCTGCGATGCCCGGCTTTTTGCTGCACAATTCGCGGGCAAGCCCGCTCCTACATGAACCTTTTGTGCTCTGTGGTTTGGGTAAGGGTACAAAGCTTTTGTGAGAGCGGCGACTCGCCGCGATAAAGCTCAAAATCTCGCGCCGAGGTCGGCCCTCCCACAGAAGCTCTGGTGTCGCACGACCTTGTAGGAGCTGGCTTGCCTGCGATGCTCTGCCTTTTGCTGCTCTATTCGCGGGCAAGCCCGCTCCTACGTGAGCCTTTGTGTTCTGTGGTTTGGGTAAGGGTACAAAGCTTTTATGGGAGCGGCGACTCGCCGCGATAAAGTCCAGGAACTCGCGCCGAGGTCGGCCCTCCCACAGCAGCTCTGGTGTCGCACGACCTTGTAGGAGCTGGCTTGCCTGCGATGCTCGGCTTTTTGCTGCACTATTCGCGGGCAAGCCCGCTCCTACATGAACCTTTTGTGCTCTGTTGTTTGGGTAAGGGTGCAAAGCTTTTGTGAGAGCGGCGACTCGCCGCGATTAAGTCCAGGAACTCGCTCCGGGTCGGTGCTCCCTCAGGAAAGGTCATTAGGTGAAATCTTTATCAGCGTCACCGTGGAAAGAGGCAAACAGATGAAGCGTCTGGGTTGGGCCGGGTTGGGGCTTGCGCTTGCCGTGCTGGCTACTGCGGTGCTGGTGCCGAATACAACGCTGGCCTGGCTGCGGGTTGAGAGCCCCTTGCTTTCCGAGGGCATCAATCGGGTCGAGGCACTGTGGCCGGCTGCCGATACGGTACACATGCTGGCCTTTGCGGTGCTGGGGGTGATTGCCCGGTTGGCCTTGCCGCGCACCCGTGCCGGCTGGATCATTCTTGGCGTTCTGCTGTTTTCAATCGTCACCGAGCTGCTGCAGTTCTATGTGCCGGGGCGCACGCCGCTGGTCTCCGACGTGCGCGACAATATGCTCGGTCTGGTGGCCGGGTTGGGTTTTATATCACTCATTCTGTGGCTGTATCGCCACCTCACGCAGCGCTTCGGATAACGGCATGGACACTCTGATCTACATCATCAGCAAACTGGTTGGCGCGCTGGTGCGCCCCGAGAGCTGGCTGATCATCGGTATGGGGCTGGCGCTGCTTGCCCTGTTGCTCAGACGTCTGCAGCTCGCCGGTTTTGTTCTGGGGCTTACTTTCTGTGCCACGCTGCTGGTGGCGATTTTTCCCCTTGGCGAACTGTTGCTGCAGCCGCTGGAAGCGCGCTATCCGGCCAATCCAACGCTGGAACAGGTGGATGGCATCATCGTGCTGGGTGGCGGCGAAGACCCGGCGAAAAGTGTCTTCTGGGGTCAGACTCAGTTGCGTGAAGGTGCCGAGCGCTACACCGCT of Pseudomonas pohangensis contains these proteins:
- the asnB gene encoding asparagine synthase (glutamine-hydrolyzing); this encodes MCGLSGFLQGRSSSFSLATTIEGMTERLIHRGPDETGVWVDESIGLALGHRRLAVLELSPAGAQPMHSAGGRFVLAFNGEIYNHLALREQLAVEGATPAWLGHSDTETLLACFERWGIQKTLQQTVGMFSIAVWDVQGLILHLARDRFGEKPLYYGWVGQGGGRAFAFASELKALRAYPGFANPISREALALYMRFTVVPAPHSIYQSIYKLEPGCLLSISADAAPGDMPAFEKPLRPPFDQEGVTLQRWWALGDVVQAGAQSLIRDETEAISTLEQRLAEAVQLQSLADVPLGAFLSGGIDSSIIVALMQQQASRPVKTFTVGFEEAGFDESPHARAVAQHLGTEHSELFVTSAQAQAVIAGLPEMYDEPFADSSQIPTHLVCKAARQQVTVALSGDAGDELFGGYNRYFWGPRIWSRLAWMPAPLRRALGATIAALPVAGWNALGRPLNALLPSGKGIARAGDKAHKLAARLHGVRDLDDLYLSLVSEWQDPAQVVRGVAGARLVEPASLLDDVLPAHGVEPSQLRMMYRDSLTYLPDDILCKVDRAAMAVSLETRVPFLDHRVAELAWQLPLDMKIRGGQGKWALRQVLYKYVPRQLIERPKAGFAIPVGEWLRGPLRDWAESLLDEQRLLTEGYFYPAPIRNRWAEHLSGRRDHTASLWAVLMFQAWLERQ
- a CDS encoding EpsG family protein yields the protein MTVYWLMFLLAVVTCVVSQRRAGIGSSTHVLKLGAAWWAVVLILTLLIGFRFKVGGDWGTYLGYVIRAGRSSFMHSLRGSDPGYQVLNWLSAQLGFGIWGVNVVCGLIFSIGLARFCRHLPRPWLALAVAMPYLVIVVAMGYTRQGVALGLAMLGLVALSGRQVRWFVVWVMLAVTFHKSAILLLPIAVLAHARNRYWTAVWVGVVSIVAYYLFLVDSVDSLYTNYVEAQYQSTGALIRLSMNALPAAILLVWRKRFNFPFDEANLWRWFAIISIVLLVLLRLTPASTAVDRVALYMLPLQLVIFAYLPDVIARNQQQRSLLVMGVLAYYAAVQFVWLNFADNSLYWLPYRFYLL
- a CDS encoding glycosyltransferase family 4 protein; this encodes MKILLFANTEWYLYNFRLSLAMALRDAGHEVLLVSPPGPYGEKLQALGFRWLPAPMQRLSLNPLRELALLWWLYRLLRNEQVDLVHGFTIKCVVYGALAARLAGVPARVSAVAGMGYVFISDSAKARLLRPLVRLLMRAALDGRNARLILQNPDDVALFEQARLVNPQRIRLIPGSGVNCQRFVPRAAELPAGEFRVVLPARLLWDKGLAEYVQAARLLRAEGRALVFQLAGEPDAGNPASVPAATVQGWVDEGLIQWLGHVDDMPALFQSVNAVILPSYREGLPKGLIEAGACALPLVTTDVPGCREVVEDGVNGLLVLVKDAAALAAAIARLQDDPDLCARLGQAARAKALAEFDERIVIARTLDVYRELLGEV
- a CDS encoding VanZ family protein; protein product: MKRLGWAGLGLALAVLATAVLVPNTTLAWLRVESPLLSEGINRVEALWPAADTVHMLAFAVLGVIARLALPRTRAGWIILGVLLFSIVTELLQFYVPGRTPLVSDVRDNMLGLVAGLGFISLILWLYRHLTQRFG